The Alphaproteobacteria bacterium genome contains a region encoding:
- a CDS encoding DUF6460 domain-containing protein: MTDRLEDNRRNAAASRFLGGPPLAVAFRLILLCVLVGVILHALGFDPGNIIESIRRMAQAIWDMGFDAVRWVWRYFLLGAIIVIPIWLILRFARAPR, from the coding sequence ATGACGGACCGTCTCGAAGACAACCGGCGCAATGCCGCAGCCAGCCGCTTTCTCGGCGGGCCGCCGCTGGCGGTCGCCTTCCGGCTCATCCTGCTGTGCGTCCTGGTCGGCGTGATCCTGCATGCGCTCGGCTTCGACCCCGGAAACATCATCGAGAGCATCCGCCGCATGGCGCAGGCGATCTGGGACATGGGCTTCGACGCAGTGCGCTGGGTGTGGCGCTATTTCCTGCTCGGCGCGATCATCGTGATCCCGATCTGGCTGATCCTGCGGTTCGCGCGCGCGCCGCGCTGA
- a CDS encoding cisplatin damage response ATP-dependent DNA ligase codes for MNHFAALLDRLAYEPSRNAKLRLMTDYFRATPDPDRGYALAAITGALSFRHAKPGIIRALIAERADPVLFELSWDYVGDLSETVALMWPVSPSTRSAPRPLEGEGWGGGSKLSRATGTPPPSPSPQGGGEQTAPRGTNAPTLTHVVTTLAALGKSALPAQLAAWLDALDETGRWALLKLVTGALRIGVSARLAKTAVAALGGKEADEIELLWPTLAPPYAELFAWIEDRAEKPVSIDPAPFRPVMLSHAIEAPDLPALDPSHFAAEWKWDGIRVQAAAGEQDGRRVARLYSRTGEDISGAFPDLIEAMTFNGAIDGELLIMRDGRVQSFNVLQQRLNRKTITPKLIAEFPAHVRAYDLLAENGEDLRDKPFAERRARLEALVAKLDHARIDVSPLVPFATWDELAAARANPAAAGAGEDAEAVEGVMLKRRDAAYLPGRPKGPWWKWKRDPHIIDAVLMYAQRGHGKRSSFYSDYTFGVWTAGESADELVPVGKAYFGFTDEELNDIDKFVRNNTINRFGPVREVVHEPGQGLVMEVAFEGLQRSTRHKSGVAMRFPRISRLRWDKPPREADRLETLEAMLRAEGASSVRPLSRASAAADS; via the coding sequence ATGAACCACTTCGCCGCCCTGCTCGACCGCCTCGCGTATGAGCCGAGCCGCAACGCGAAGCTGCGGCTCATGACCGACTATTTCCGCGCCACGCCGGACCCCGACCGCGGCTATGCGCTCGCGGCGATCACCGGCGCGCTCTCGTTCCGACACGCCAAGCCCGGCATCATCCGCGCACTGATCGCCGAGCGCGCCGATCCGGTGCTGTTCGAGCTGTCATGGGACTATGTGGGGGACTTGTCGGAGACGGTCGCGCTGATGTGGCCGGTCTCTCCATCTACTCGGTCTGCTCCCCGCCCCCTTGAGGGGGAGGGTTGGGGAGGGGGGTCGAAGTTGTCTCGCGCCACTGGGACCCCCCCCCCTAGCCCCTCCCCGCAAGGGGGAGGGGAACAGACCGCGCCTAGGGGAACGAACGCCCCCACCCTCACCCACGTTGTCACCACACTTGCCGCGCTCGGCAAATCCGCGCTTCCCGCGCAGTTGGCCGCCTGGCTCGATGCGCTCGACGAGACCGGGCGCTGGGCGCTGCTCAAGCTCGTCACCGGCGCGCTGCGCATCGGCGTCTCGGCGCGGCTTGCCAAGACAGCGGTCGCGGCGCTCGGCGGCAAAGAGGCGGACGAGATCGAGCTACTGTGGCCGACTCTAGCGCCGCCCTACGCCGAGCTGTTTGCCTGGATCGAGGACCGCGCCGAAAAGCCGGTCTCGATCGATCCGGCGCCGTTCCGTCCCGTGATGCTGAGCCACGCCATCGAAGCCCCGGACCTTCCCGCGCTCGATCCCTCGCATTTCGCCGCCGAATGGAAATGGGACGGCATCCGCGTGCAGGCCGCGGCCGGCGAGCAGGACGGCCGGCGGGTCGCGCGGCTTTACTCGCGCACCGGCGAGGATATTTCCGGCGCGTTCCCCGACCTGATCGAGGCGATGACCTTCAACGGCGCGATCGACGGCGAGCTTCTGATCATGCGTGACGGACGCGTGCAGTCGTTTAACGTGCTGCAGCAGCGGCTCAATCGCAAAACCATCACGCCGAAGCTCATCGCCGAATTCCCGGCGCACGTTCGCGCCTACGACCTGCTCGCCGAGAATGGCGAGGACCTGCGCGACAAGCCTTTCGCGGAGCGCCGTGCACGGCTCGAGGCGCTGGTGGCGAAGCTCGATCACGCGCGCATCGACGTGTCGCCGCTCGTGCCGTTCGCCACCTGGGACGAGCTCGCCGCGGCGCGCGCCAATCCAGCCGCGGCTGGCGCGGGTGAGGATGCCGAGGCGGTGGAAGGCGTGATGCTCAAGCGGCGCGATGCCGCTTACCTGCCGGGGCGCCCGAAGGGGCCATGGTGGAAATGGAAGCGCGACCCGCACATCATCGACGCGGTGCTGATGTATGCGCAGCGCGGCCACGGCAAGCGCTCGTCGTTCTACTCCGACTACACCTTCGGTGTCTGGACCGCGGGCGAGAGCGCCGACGAGCTCGTGCCGGTCGGCAAGGCCTATTTCGGCTTCACCGACGAGGAACTGAACGACATCGACAAGTTCGTCCGCAACAACACCATCAACCGCTTCGGGCCGGTGCGCGAGGTCGTGCACGAACCCGGCCAAGGCCTCGTGATGGAAGTCGCATTCGAAGGGCTGCAGCGCTCGACGCGCCACAAGTCCGGCGTCGCCATGCGCTTTCCGCGCATCAGCCGGCTGCGCTGGGACAAGCCGCCCCGCGAGGCCGACCGGCTGGAGACGCTGGAGGCGATGCTTCGCGCCGAGGGCGCGTCCTCGGTGCGCCCACTTTCGCGCGCTTCAGCCGCGGCAGATTCGTGA